In Acinetobacter sp. TGL-Y2, a genomic segment contains:
- a CDS encoding PQQ-dependent sugar dehydrogenase, producing the protein MINKTGMLNLCCIALMQMACSSNSAQSAKDSERIADSHAKPHASASSSVARHDHKIDQRYEVEKIAQFDEPWALASLADGRLLITEKSGKLKLFDPKSKKTTLVQGLPTVAYGGQGGLGDIVLHPDYSKNKWIYLSYAEKGQGGNGAVVIRGELDLTQPDRPQLKNIKRIWEQVPKVSGEGHYAHRIVFDQHNKLWISSGERQQFDPAQDMNSNLGKIVHLNDDGTASKDNPLFDKGGVAAQIWSLGHRNPLGLAFDASQKLWVVEMGPKGGDELNLVLKGQNYGYPLVSNGDHYDGKPIPDHATRPEFKSPELDWTPVISPSSMMIYQSDVFPAWKHKALIGGLSSQAIIVVDLSQKPVREVQRLQMGKRIRDLLQAADGTIWVIEDEKGANLLKLKPE; encoded by the coding sequence ATGATCAATAAAACAGGGATGTTGAATCTTTGCTGTATTGCCCTGATGCAAATGGCGTGTTCTTCTAACTCAGCTCAGTCTGCAAAAGACAGTGAGCGAATAGCTGACTCTCATGCTAAGCCTCATGCATCTGCTTCATCGTCTGTTGCCAGACACGATCATAAAATTGATCAGCGTTACGAAGTAGAAAAAATAGCTCAGTTTGATGAGCCATGGGCATTGGCATCTTTAGCGGACGGGCGGTTATTAATTACTGAAAAATCAGGAAAGCTAAAGCTTTTTGATCCCAAATCTAAAAAAACCACATTGGTACAAGGTCTACCTACAGTTGCCTATGGCGGTCAAGGCGGTTTAGGAGATATTGTCTTACATCCTGATTATTCAAAGAATAAATGGATCTATTTAAGCTATGCTGAAAAAGGTCAAGGTGGAAATGGTGCTGTGGTGATTCGTGGCGAACTCGATTTGACACAGCCTGATCGCCCTCAGTTAAAAAATATCAAAAGAATCTGGGAGCAAGTGCCTAAAGTTTCGGGTGAGGGGCATTATGCACATCGAATTGTTTTTGATCAGCATAATAAGCTTTGGATCAGTTCAGGGGAAAGACAACAGTTTGACCCTGCACAGGACATGAATTCCAATTTAGGTAAAATCGTTCATCTCAATGATGACGGCACAGCATCTAAGGACAATCCTTTGTTTGACAAGGGAGGAGTAGCGGCGCAGATTTGGTCATTGGGACATCGTAATCCGCTGGGCTTAGCATTTGATGCAAGTCAAAAGCTCTGGGTGGTAGAAATGGGACCGAAGGGCGGAGATGAGCTTAATCTTGTGCTTAAAGGCCAAAACTATGGTTATCCACTGGTTTCAAATGGAGATCATTATGATGGTAAACCCATACCCGATCACGCCACTCGCCCTGAGTTTAAGTCACCTGAACTCGATTGGACACCAGTCATTTCCCCTTCAAGCATGATGATTTATCAATCTGATGTATTTCCTGCATGGAAACATAAAGCACTGATTGGCGGGCTTTCATCTCAAGCCATTATTGTAGTCGATCTTTCACAAAAGCCTGTGCGCGAAGTACAGCGCTTGCAGATGGGAAAACGGATTCGTGATCTGTTGCAGGCAGCAGATGGTACCATTTGGGTAATCGAAGATGAAAAAGGCGCCAATTTATTAAAATTAAAACCTGAATAA
- a CDS encoding YcgN family cysteine cluster protein — protein sequence MSQSLRPRFWENYSLEQMTPAEWEAVCDGCGLCCLVKLEDEDTGEVCYTKVSCKLLDCETAACSDYSNRMVHVPDCIQLTYESLQKINWLPSSCGYKRLNEGKKLPTWHHLNTGSRRSVREARKSAAGRCISELEVNEEEIDEYVVRWVR from the coding sequence ATGAGTCAGTCTTTACGTCCCCGTTTTTGGGAAAATTATTCACTTGAGCAAATGACTCCAGCAGAGTGGGAAGCAGTATGTGATGGCTGTGGGCTGTGTTGTTTAGTGAAACTTGAAGACGAAGATACTGGAGAAGTCTGCTATACCAAGGTGTCCTGCAAATTGTTAGACTGTGAAACAGCAGCGTGTTCAGATTATTCCAATCGAATGGTACATGTTCCAGATTGTATTCAACTGACCTATGAAAGCTTGCAAAAAATTAACTGGTTGCCTTCAAGCTGTGGCTATAAACGCTTGAACGAAGGCAAGAAATTGCCCACTTGGCATCATTTAAATACAGGATCACGTCGCAGTGTTCGTGAAGCGAGGAAATCAGCGGCAGGCAGATGTATTTCAGAACTTGAAGTCAATGAAGAAGAGATTGATGAATATGTGGTGCGCTGGGTGCGCTAA
- a CDS encoding DUF1328 domain-containing protein, with protein MFRWAIIFAVIALIASLLGFGGVAGLSKDFAVILLVIAVILAIIGFISRGKV; from the coding sequence ATGTTCCGTTGGGCTATTATCTTTGCGGTGATCGCACTTATTGCCAGTTTACTAGGTTTTGGTGGTGTGGCAGGTTTGTCTAAAGACTTTGCAGTGATATTATTGGTAATTGCGGTTATTTTGGCAATTATTGGTTTTATTTCACGCGGGAAAGTTTAA